The Chitinophaga pinensis DSM 2588 region TCAAATCCTCTTCAAAGAAGACATCGAACAGAAGAAAATTCTAGTACTACAAAACAAAGTTAACGAAGTGTATGGTTTTCGTGCTGCCGAACTTAAAAGGCAAATCGCAGAAATTGATTCAACTATTTTCAAGAAAGAATCAGATGTGAATGTTTTGAACGAAGATCTTGCAAAGAATCCCACGACAAAAGTAGTAACCACACAAAGGACAAACATACCCGTACCGACTACTATGTTGGATTCTACTGGAACATCGAATATAATTAGAACATTACCACAAACATCAGTTACCGTCACTACGATTCCCAATCCCAAACAAGAGCTAATTACACCTATAAATGATCAGATCAAATATCTTCGTGATCAAAAAAAACTAAAGGATTCAGCTCTGCTCCAACTCAGAGCGAACTTAGAACAAGATATCAGCTCAAAAGTGGGCTTTTTGGACGAGCTGGATATCATGAAAAGACTGCTAACCGATTCCAGCGCAGCGCTAATTGTATGGATAATATGGTTCTTACTATTACTAGGATTGGAATTACTAATTATGTTCAGTAAAATGGGAGAAAAACGTAATGACTACGATGCGACAATCCAACATCAAATGGCACTTCGGCTGAAACGACTGGAACTAATGGATAGAACCACAAACAAATATTAAATTTTAATAAGTAGAAGAATTATAGGAAGATTCCAATTTCTGCTTATTGCCATAAAATCTCAATAGCTTAGGGTAAGCACTATTTATGAACCTACTTCATGCTATTGAGATTTCTTATTATAGAACGTCAATTAGCTCCTTATCACCTTCTTTAGCGAATCAACATTGATACCACCAATGATAATTTCCCTAAACTCTTTCTTCTTGTTATATACCGCTAGATAAGGAAACCCTGGCGCTTTATAATAACTAAAGAAAAAGCCATCAACATCCTTTCCAATCGTCACATTTTGGAATTTATCCAGCTTGAACAATGTGTCATACATCTGGATCTCTTTAAAGTCAGCTACAGTCACAAAGTAAAACCGGGTATCCTTCAGTTCGTCCATCCGTTTTGTCAATTCTCTTGTTAATGCCTGACAATATGGACAGTCAGGTCCGAAGAAAAACAATACCACTGGT contains the following coding sequences:
- a CDS encoding DUF4407 domain-containing protein, coding for MKDWWIKSGCFLTGYNYSIVSSTSEVVAKTVKKYTSALIIMCILWAFIGYCFTTRYIKGNTWQAIIGALILIILVIQIERQIILALNKNKLLFIFRGTIALMMAIIGSIIIDQILFKEDIEQKKILVLQNKVNEVYGFRAAELKRQIAEIDSTIFKKESDVNVLNEDLAKNPTTKVVTTQRTNIPVPTTMLDSTGTSNIIRTLPQTSVTVTTIPNPKQELITPINDQIKYLRDQKKLKDSALLQLRANLEQDISSKVGFLDELDIMKRLLTDSSAALIVWIIWFLLLLGLELLIMFSKMGEKRNDYDATIQHQMALRLKRLELMDRTTNKY
- a CDS encoding TlpA family protein disulfide reductase; the protein is MRVLFVALLLIGIFSCERQRPLPPGIGRKMPDFKIQLLDTAVKINTASIPKGKPVVLFFFGPDCPYCQALTRELTKRMDELKDTRFYFVTVADFKEIQMYDTLFKLDKFQNVTIGKDVDGFFFSYYKAPGFPYLAVYNKKKEFREIIIGGINVDSLKKVIRS